Proteins from one Calditrichota bacterium genomic window:
- a CDS encoding MFS transporter, with protein sequence MQKRSPFPPVFWVANSIEILERFAYYGIYLGFGIYMEYLGYSKAQLGIVQTIFLLFSYVVPVFSGTFADRFGFKKVLIVSYLAYLPSILLLIITKSFSGIALTMLSIGLAAGIFKPLVSGTVRVTTDGTNKTLGFGIFYAMVNVGASFGPIVMGRLRAISWNYAFIAAAISIGVMLLVTIIFYKEPEREIEKTTLSQKFKDMGVALADKKFLTFLILIGVFFWIPLWAFFNLLAMYVDKNLDTVKLYLDVKHILGATVANFISQPEGSEGTRKLLGESISHTGYIIMILQIFVSRIAEKFKAIPIFSTGLFISALGFLVLGYAHVSSSSWVFLGIMLFAIGEMTSSPRIQEYITWMAPPEKAGLYMGTNFLAIGIGSFSGVLYTPLYGYFCEMGHPEYVWYTLAGHVLIGILVIYLFIKKAGEFRELTD encoded by the coding sequence ATGCAAAAACGATCACCATTCCCCCCTGTTTTTTGGGTGGCAAATTCCATTGAAATTCTGGAAAGATTCGCCTATTACGGCATTTACCTCGGCTTTGGTATTTACATGGAATATTTGGGTTACAGCAAAGCGCAGTTGGGAATCGTGCAGACGATCTTTTTACTTTTTTCCTACGTCGTTCCGGTATTTTCAGGCACTTTCGCTGATCGTTTTGGTTTCAAAAAAGTACTGATTGTTTCTTACCTCGCCTATTTGCCGTCAATTTTGCTGCTCATCATCACCAAATCTTTTTCCGGAATTGCATTGACCATGCTCAGCATCGGTCTGGCAGCCGGAATTTTCAAGCCGCTGGTTTCGGGAACCGTGCGCGTCACGACCGACGGCACCAACAAAACGCTGGGATTTGGCATTTTCTACGCCATGGTCAATGTCGGCGCGTCTTTCGGACCCATCGTCATGGGGCGATTACGCGCGATTTCCTGGAATTACGCTTTTATCGCCGCGGCCATTTCCATCGGCGTGATGTTACTCGTGACAATTATTTTCTACAAGGAGCCTGAACGCGAAATCGAAAAGACCACACTGTCGCAAAAGTTCAAAGACATGGGCGTGGCGCTCGCCGATAAAAAATTTTTGACGTTCTTAATTCTCATCGGCGTATTTTTCTGGATTCCGCTGTGGGCATTTTTTAATCTGCTCGCCATGTACGTGGACAAAAATCTGGATACAGTGAAGTTGTATCTCGATGTAAAACACATTTTGGGCGCGACAGTGGCAAATTTTATTTCCCAACCTGAAGGAAGCGAAGGTACCAGAAAGCTGCTCGGAGAAAGCATTTCCCACACCGGTTACATCATCATGATTTTGCAGATTTTTGTTTCTCGTATCGCTGAAAAATTCAAAGCGATTCCGATTTTTTCAACCGGATTATTTATCAGCGCCCTGGGATTTTTGGTTTTGGGTTACGCTCATGTCAGCAGCTCGAGTTGGGTTTTTCTGGGAATTATGCTTTTCGCCATCGGAGAAATGACCTCGTCGCCACGGATTCAGGAATACATTACCTGGATGGCGCCGCCGGAAAAAGCCGGACTTTACATGGGCACAAATTTTCTCGCCATCGGCATCGGCTCGTTCAGTGGCGTCCTTTACACGCCGCTTTACGGCTACTTCTGTGAAATGGGACATCCGGAATATGTCTGGTACACGCTGGCAGGGCACGTGTTGATCGGCATTTTAGTCATTTATTTGTTCATTAAAAAGGCTGGCGAGTTCAGAGAATTGACGGATTAA
- a CDS encoding formamidopyrimidine-DNA glycosylase: MPEYPDICLYIEKLKFMFSGERLEDFRILNPFVLRSVAPTAAKFLGKKILDFHRIGKRVVFECEDEFFIVIHLMIAGRFHWKEKGKSVSRKMALAAFDFLPGTLWFTEASTKKRASIHLIRGRSALRKFDRGGLEVMEATFEDFRLRLLTVNHTLKRSLTDPALFSGIGNAYSDEILHRARLSPILQSQKMSDEQIERLFASTKEVLTEWTERLRRENENSFPEKVTAFHEKMAVHGKFGKACPVCGAPVQRIRYASNETNYCPNCQTGGKILADRALSRLLKNDWPRSLEELEDRMSE; encoded by the coding sequence ATGCCCGAATATCCCGACATTTGCCTTTACATTGAAAAACTTAAATTCATGTTCAGCGGTGAAAGATTAGAAGATTTTCGCATTCTCAATCCTTTTGTGTTGCGTTCAGTGGCTCCGACTGCCGCGAAATTTCTCGGGAAAAAAATTCTCGATTTTCATCGAATCGGCAAAAGAGTCGTTTTTGAATGTGAGGATGAATTTTTTATTGTGATTCACCTGATGATCGCCGGCAGATTTCACTGGAAAGAGAAAGGAAAATCCGTTTCTCGGAAAATGGCGTTAGCAGCGTTTGATTTTTTGCCGGGAACGCTGTGGTTCACCGAAGCTTCGACAAAAAAGAGAGCGTCGATCCATCTCATTCGCGGAAGATCGGCATTGCGAAAATTCGACCGCGGTGGGCTGGAAGTCATGGAAGCAACTTTTGAAGATTTTCGCCTGCGGCTGCTAACAGTGAATCACACGCTCAAACGCTCGCTCACAGACCCGGCGCTTTTCAGTGGTATTGGCAATGCTTATTCCGATGAAATTTTGCACCGAGCGCGATTATCGCCTATTCTGCAAAGTCAAAAAATGTCGGACGAACAAATCGAACGGCTGTTTGCTTCAACGAAAGAAGTTCTGACTGAATGGACCGAGCGGTTGCGCCGGGAAAATGAAAATAGCTTCCCGGAAAAAGTCACGGCATTTCACGAGAAGATGGCAGTGCACGGCAAATTCGGCAAAGCCTGTCCTGTCTGCGGCGCTCCGGTGCAAAGAATCCGCTACGCCAGCAATGAGACGAATTACTGTCCCAACTGCCAGACCGGCGGAAAAATTTTAGCGGATCGGGCTCTGTCGCGTTTGCTGAAAAATGATTGGCCGCGTTCACTTGAAGAATTAGAAGACCGGATGTCGGAATAG
- a CDS encoding DUF523 domain-containing protein → MILISACLLGAKTRYDGEDNRLPHPLLLNFLARGSLIPICPEVAGGLPTPRLPAEIIGGEGKDVLAGKCPVWNCEGEDVTEEFLLGAKHTLALAKQLKIQAAILKDGSPSCGSTYIYDGTFSDRKIKGCGVTAAFLQENGIEIYHEKNFERLLSKLQD, encoded by the coding sequence TTGATTCTGATTAGCGCCTGTCTTTTAGGAGCCAAAACACGCTACGATGGCGAAGATAATCGATTGCCGCATCCGTTGTTACTGAATTTTTTGGCCCGGGGTAGCTTAATTCCGATTTGTCCGGAAGTCGCCGGAGGACTTCCTACGCCGCGGCTGCCGGCTGAGATCATCGGCGGCGAAGGGAAAGATGTCCTCGCCGGGAAATGTCCGGTTTGGAACTGCGAGGGCGAGGATGTGACGGAAGAATTTCTGCTCGGCGCGAAACACACTTTGGCGTTGGCGAAGCAGTTGAAAATCCAAGCGGCAATTTTGAAAGACGGCAGCCCGTCCTGCGGCTCGACGTACATTTACGACGGCACTTTTTCCGACAGAAAAATCAAAGGCTGCGGCGTGACTGCGGCTTTTTTGCAAGAAAATGGAATTGAAATTTACCACGAAAAGAATTTTGAGCGATTGCTTTCAAAATTGCAGGATTAA